The following are encoded in a window of Ursus arctos isolate Adak ecotype North America unplaced genomic scaffold, UrsArc2.0 scaffold_27, whole genome shotgun sequence genomic DNA:
- the FGFR1 gene encoding fibroblast growth factor receptor 1 isoform X3 encodes MRSSARRLKDLWKRVSLKRRIKLKTESPWRRGTWSPTSNSRTGMWGWKGLLFWAVLVTATLCTARPAPTLPEQAQPWGAPVEVESFLVHPGDLLQLRCRLRDDVQSINWLRDGVQLVESNRTRITGEEVEVRDSVPADSGLYACVTSSPSGSDTTYFSVNVSDALPSSEDDDDDDDSSSEEKETDNTKPNPVAPYWTSPEKMEKKLHAVPAAKTVKFKCPSSGTPNPTLRWLKNGKEFKPDHRIGGYKVRYATWSIIMDSVVPSDKGNYTCIVENEYGSINHTYQLDVVERSPHRPILQAGLPANKTVALGSNVEFMCKVYSDPQPHIQWLKHIEVNGSKIGPDNLPYVQILKTAGVNTTDKEMEVLHLRNVSFEDAGEYTCLAGNSIGLSHHSAWLTVLEALEERPAVMTSPLYLEIVIYCTGAFLISCMVGSVVVYKMKSGTKKSDFHSQMAVHKLAKSIPLRRQVSADSSASMNSGVLLVRPSRLSSSGTPMLAGVSEYELPEDPRWELPRDRLVLGKPLGEGCFGQVVLAEAIGLDKDKPNRVTKVAVKMLKSDATEKDLSDLISEMEMMKMIGKHKNIINLLGACTQDGPLYVIVEYASKGNLREYLQARRPPGLEYCYNPSHNPEEQLSSKDLVSCAYQVARGMEYLASKKCIHRDLAARNVLVTEDNVMKIADFGLARDIHHIDYYKKTTNGRLPVKWMAPEALFDRIYTHQSDVWSFGVLLWEIFTLGGSPYPGVPVEELFKLLKEGHRMDKPSNCTNELYMMMRDCWHAVPSQRPTFKQLVEDLDRIVALTSNQEYLDLSVPLDQYSPSFPDTRSSTCSSGEDSVFSHEPLPEEPCLPRHPAQLANGGLKRR; translated from the exons cccagccctggggagcCCCTGTGGAAGTGGAGTCCTTCCTGGTCCACCCTGGTGACCTGCTGCAGCTTCGCTGTCGGCTGCGGGACGATGTCCAGAGCATCAACTGGCTGCGGGACGGGGTGCAGCTGGTGGAAAGCAACCGTACCCGCATCAcgggggaggaggtggaggtgcGGGATTCCGTGCCTGCCGACTCCGGCCTCTACGCTTGTGTGACCAGCAGCCCCTCGGGCAGCGACACCACCTACTTCTCCGTCAATGTCTCAG ATGCTCTCCCCTCCTCGGAggacgacgatgatgatgatgactcctcttcagaggagaaagagacagataacACCAAACCAAACC CCGTGGCTCCGTACTGGACATCCccagaaaagatggaaaagaaattgCACGCAGTGCCGGCTGCCAAGACTGTGAAGTTCAAATGCCCTTCCAGTGGGACTCCCAACCCCACGCTGCGCTGGTTGAAAAATGGCAAAGAATTCAAACCTGACCACAGGATTGGAGGGTACAAG GTCCGTTACGCCACCTGGAGCATCATCATGGACTCCGTGGTGCCTTCGGATAAGGGCAACTACACCTGCATCGTGGAGAACGAATATGGCAGCATTAACCACACCTACCAGCTCGACGTCGTGG AGCGGTCCCCTCACCGGCCCATCCTGCAGGCAGGGCTGCCTGCCAACAAGACCGTGGCCCTGGGCAGCAATGTGGAGTTCATGTGTAAGGTGTACAGTGACCCACAGCCCCATATCCAGTGGCTGAAGCACATCGAGGTGAATGGGAGTAAGATTGGTCCAGACAACCTGCCTTATGTCCAGATCTTGAAG ACTGCCGGAGTTAATACCACCGACAAAGAGATGGAAGTGCTTCACTTAAGGAATGTCTCCTTTGAGGACGCGGGGGAGTATACGTGCTTGGCGGGTAACTCTATCGGACTCTCCCATCACTCTGCATGGTTGACCGTTTTGGAAG CCCTGGAAGAGAGGCCAGCAGTGATGACCTCGCCCCTGTACCTGGAGATCGTCATCTACTGCACGGGGGCCTTCCTTATCTCCTGCATGGTGGGGTCTGTCGTCGTCTACAAGATGAAGAGCGGCACCAAGAAGAGCGACTTCCACAGCCAGATGGCCGTGCACAAGCTGGCCAAGAGCATCCCTCTGCGCAGACAG GTGTCGGCTGATTCTAGTGCGTCCATGAACTCTGGGGTTCTGCTGGTTCGGCCCTCACGTCTCTCCTCTAGTGGAACCCCCATGCTGGCCGGGGTCTCTGAATACGAGCTTCCCGAAGACCCTCGCTGGGAGCTGCCTCGAGACAG GCTGGTTTTAGGCAAACCCCTGGGAGAGGGCTGCTTTGGGCAGGTGGTGTTGGCAGAGGCCATTGGGCTGGACAAGGACAAACCTAACCGTGTGACCAAAGTGGCTGTGAAGATGTTGAAGT CGGATGCAACAGAGAAAGACCTGTCAGACCTGATCTCAGAAATGGAGATGATGAAGATGATTGGGAAGCACAAGAACATCATCAACCTGCTGGGGGCCTGCACGCAGGACG GTCCTTTGTACGTCATCGTGGAGTATGCCTCCAAAGGCAACCTGCGGGAGTACCTGCAGGCCCGGCGGCCTCCTGGGCTGGAGTACTGTTACAACCCCAGCCACAACCCAGAGGAGCAGCTCTCCTCCAAGGACCTGGTCTCCTGCGCCTATCAGGTGGCCCGAGGCATGGAGTATCTCGCCTCCAAGAAG TGCATACACCGAGACCTGGCCGCCAGGAACGTGCTGGTGACGGAGGACAACGTGATGAAGATCGCGGACTTCGGCCTCGCGCGGGACATTCACCACATCGACTACTATAAAAAGACAACCAAC GGCCGGCTGCCTGTGAAGTGGATGGCCCCCGAGGCCCTGTTCGACCGGATCTACACCCACCAGAGCGACGT CTGGTCTTTTGGGGTGCTCCTGTGGGAAATCTTCACTCTGGGAGGCTCCCCGTATCCTGGCGTGCCTGTGGAGGAGCTTTTCAAGCTGCTGAAGGAGGGTCATCGGATGGACAAGCCCAGTAACTGCACCAATGAGCT GTACATGATGATGCGGGATTGCTGGCATGCGGTACCCTCTCAGAGACCCACCTTCAAGCAGCTGGTGGAAGACCTGGACCGCATTGTGGCCTTGACCTCCAACCAG GAGTACCTGGACCTGTCCGTGCCCCTGGACCAGTACTCTCCGAGCTTCCCCGACACCCGGAGCTCTACCTGCTCCTCGGGGGAGGATTCCGTCTTCTCTCATGAGCCGTTGCCCGAGGAGCCCTGCCTGCCCCGACACCCAGCCCAGCTTGCCAATGGCGGACTCAAACGACGCTGA
- the FGFR1 gene encoding fibroblast growth factor receptor 1 isoform X4 yields MWGWKGLLFWAVLVTATLCTARPAPTLPEQAQPWGAPVEVESFLVHPGDLLQLRCRLRDDVQSINWLRDGVQLVESNRTRITGEEVEVRDSVPADSGLYACVTSSPSGSDTTYFSVNVSDALPSSEDDDDDDDSSSEEKETDNTKPNRMPVAPYWTSPEKMEKKLHAVPAAKTVKFKCPSSGTPNPTLRWLKNGKEFKPDHRIGGYKVRYATWSIIMDSVVPSDKGNYTCIVENEYGSINHTYQLDVVERSPHRPILQAGLPANKTVALGSNVEFMCKVYSDPQPHIQWLKHIEVNGSKIGPDNLPYVQILKTAGVNTTDKEMEVLHLRNVSFEDAGEYTCLAGNSIGLSHHSAWLTVLEALEERPAVMTSPLYLEIVIYCTGAFLISCMVGSVVVYKMKSGTKKSDFHSQMAVHKLAKSIPLRRQVTVSADSSASMNSGVLLVRPSRLSSSGTPMLAGVSEYELPEDPRWELPRDRLVLGKPLGEGCFGQVVLAEAIGLDKDKPNRVTKVAVKMLKSDATEKDLSDLISEMEMMKMIGKHKNIINLLGACTQDGPLYVIVEYASKGNLREYLQARRPPGLEYCYNPSHNPEEQLSSKDLVSCAYQVARGMEYLASKKCIHRDLAARNVLVTEDNVMKIADFGLARDIHHIDYYKKTTNGRLPVKWMAPEALFDRIYTHQSDVWSFGVLLWEIFTLGGSPYPGVPVEELFKLLKEGHRMDKPSNCTNELYMMMRDCWHAVPSQRPTFKQLVEDLDRIVALTSNQEYLDLSVPLDQYSPSFPDTRSSTCSSGEDSVFSHEPLPEEPCLPRHPAQLANGGLKRR; encoded by the exons cccagccctggggagcCCCTGTGGAAGTGGAGTCCTTCCTGGTCCACCCTGGTGACCTGCTGCAGCTTCGCTGTCGGCTGCGGGACGATGTCCAGAGCATCAACTGGCTGCGGGACGGGGTGCAGCTGGTGGAAAGCAACCGTACCCGCATCAcgggggaggaggtggaggtgcGGGATTCCGTGCCTGCCGACTCCGGCCTCTACGCTTGTGTGACCAGCAGCCCCTCGGGCAGCGACACCACCTACTTCTCCGTCAATGTCTCAG ATGCTCTCCCCTCCTCGGAggacgacgatgatgatgatgactcctcttcagaggagaaagagacagataacACCAAACCAAACCGTATGC CCGTGGCTCCGTACTGGACATCCccagaaaagatggaaaagaaattgCACGCAGTGCCGGCTGCCAAGACTGTGAAGTTCAAATGCCCTTCCAGTGGGACTCCCAACCCCACGCTGCGCTGGTTGAAAAATGGCAAAGAATTCAAACCTGACCACAGGATTGGAGGGTACAAG GTCCGTTACGCCACCTGGAGCATCATCATGGACTCCGTGGTGCCTTCGGATAAGGGCAACTACACCTGCATCGTGGAGAACGAATATGGCAGCATTAACCACACCTACCAGCTCGACGTCGTGG AGCGGTCCCCTCACCGGCCCATCCTGCAGGCAGGGCTGCCTGCCAACAAGACCGTGGCCCTGGGCAGCAATGTGGAGTTCATGTGTAAGGTGTACAGTGACCCACAGCCCCATATCCAGTGGCTGAAGCACATCGAGGTGAATGGGAGTAAGATTGGTCCAGACAACCTGCCTTATGTCCAGATCTTGAAG ACTGCCGGAGTTAATACCACCGACAAAGAGATGGAAGTGCTTCACTTAAGGAATGTCTCCTTTGAGGACGCGGGGGAGTATACGTGCTTGGCGGGTAACTCTATCGGACTCTCCCATCACTCTGCATGGTTGACCGTTTTGGAAG CCCTGGAAGAGAGGCCAGCAGTGATGACCTCGCCCCTGTACCTGGAGATCGTCATCTACTGCACGGGGGCCTTCCTTATCTCCTGCATGGTGGGGTCTGTCGTCGTCTACAAGATGAAGAGCGGCACCAAGAAGAGCGACTTCCACAGCCAGATGGCCGTGCACAAGCTGGCCAAGAGCATCCCTCTGCGCAGACAGGTAACA GTGTCGGCTGATTCTAGTGCGTCCATGAACTCTGGGGTTCTGCTGGTTCGGCCCTCACGTCTCTCCTCTAGTGGAACCCCCATGCTGGCCGGGGTCTCTGAATACGAGCTTCCCGAAGACCCTCGCTGGGAGCTGCCTCGAGACAG GCTGGTTTTAGGCAAACCCCTGGGAGAGGGCTGCTTTGGGCAGGTGGTGTTGGCAGAGGCCATTGGGCTGGACAAGGACAAACCTAACCGTGTGACCAAAGTGGCTGTGAAGATGTTGAAGT CGGATGCAACAGAGAAAGACCTGTCAGACCTGATCTCAGAAATGGAGATGATGAAGATGATTGGGAAGCACAAGAACATCATCAACCTGCTGGGGGCCTGCACGCAGGACG GTCCTTTGTACGTCATCGTGGAGTATGCCTCCAAAGGCAACCTGCGGGAGTACCTGCAGGCCCGGCGGCCTCCTGGGCTGGAGTACTGTTACAACCCCAGCCACAACCCAGAGGAGCAGCTCTCCTCCAAGGACCTGGTCTCCTGCGCCTATCAGGTGGCCCGAGGCATGGAGTATCTCGCCTCCAAGAAG TGCATACACCGAGACCTGGCCGCCAGGAACGTGCTGGTGACGGAGGACAACGTGATGAAGATCGCGGACTTCGGCCTCGCGCGGGACATTCACCACATCGACTACTATAAAAAGACAACCAAC GGCCGGCTGCCTGTGAAGTGGATGGCCCCCGAGGCCCTGTTCGACCGGATCTACACCCACCAGAGCGACGT CTGGTCTTTTGGGGTGCTCCTGTGGGAAATCTTCACTCTGGGAGGCTCCCCGTATCCTGGCGTGCCTGTGGAGGAGCTTTTCAAGCTGCTGAAGGAGGGTCATCGGATGGACAAGCCCAGTAACTGCACCAATGAGCT GTACATGATGATGCGGGATTGCTGGCATGCGGTACCCTCTCAGAGACCCACCTTCAAGCAGCTGGTGGAAGACCTGGACCGCATTGTGGCCTTGACCTCCAACCAG GAGTACCTGGACCTGTCCGTGCCCCTGGACCAGTACTCTCCGAGCTTCCCCGACACCCGGAGCTCTACCTGCTCCTCGGGGGAGGATTCCGTCTTCTCTCATGAGCCGTTGCCCGAGGAGCCCTGCCTGCCCCGACACCCAGCCCAGCTTGCCAATGGCGGACTCAAACGACGCTGA
- the FGFR1 gene encoding fibroblast growth factor receptor 1 isoform X5, translating into MWGWKGLLFWAVLVTATLCTARPAPTLPEQAQPWGAPVEVESFLVHPGDLLQLRCRLRDDVQSINWLRDGVQLVESNRTRITGEEVEVRDSVPADSGLYACVTSSPSGSDTTYFSVNVSDALPSSEDDDDDDDSSSEEKETDNTKPNRMPVAPYWTSPEKMEKKLHAVPAAKTVKFKCPSSGTPNPTLRWLKNGKEFKPDHRIGGYKVRYATWSIIMDSVVPSDKGNYTCIVENEYGSINHTYQLDVVERSPHRPILQAGLPANKTVALGSNVEFMCKVYSDPQPHIQWLKHIEVNGSKIGPDNLPYVQILKTAGVNTTDKEMEVLHLRNVSFEDAGEYTCLAGNSIGLSHHSAWLTVLEALEERPAVMTSPLYLEIVIYCTGAFLISCMVGSVVVYKMKSGTKKSDFHSQMAVHKLAKSIPLRRQVSADSSASMNSGVLLVRPSRLSSSGTPMLAGVSEYELPEDPRWELPRDRLVLGKPLGEGCFGQVVLAEAIGLDKDKPNRVTKVAVKMLKSDATEKDLSDLISEMEMMKMIGKHKNIINLLGACTQDGPLYVIVEYASKGNLREYLQARRPPGLEYCYNPSHNPEEQLSSKDLVSCAYQVARGMEYLASKKCIHRDLAARNVLVTEDNVMKIADFGLARDIHHIDYYKKTTNGRLPVKWMAPEALFDRIYTHQSDVWSFGVLLWEIFTLGGSPYPGVPVEELFKLLKEGHRMDKPSNCTNELYMMMRDCWHAVPSQRPTFKQLVEDLDRIVALTSNQEYLDLSVPLDQYSPSFPDTRSSTCSSGEDSVFSHEPLPEEPCLPRHPAQLANGGLKRR; encoded by the exons cccagccctggggagcCCCTGTGGAAGTGGAGTCCTTCCTGGTCCACCCTGGTGACCTGCTGCAGCTTCGCTGTCGGCTGCGGGACGATGTCCAGAGCATCAACTGGCTGCGGGACGGGGTGCAGCTGGTGGAAAGCAACCGTACCCGCATCAcgggggaggaggtggaggtgcGGGATTCCGTGCCTGCCGACTCCGGCCTCTACGCTTGTGTGACCAGCAGCCCCTCGGGCAGCGACACCACCTACTTCTCCGTCAATGTCTCAG ATGCTCTCCCCTCCTCGGAggacgacgatgatgatgatgactcctcttcagaggagaaagagacagataacACCAAACCAAACCGTATGC CCGTGGCTCCGTACTGGACATCCccagaaaagatggaaaagaaattgCACGCAGTGCCGGCTGCCAAGACTGTGAAGTTCAAATGCCCTTCCAGTGGGACTCCCAACCCCACGCTGCGCTGGTTGAAAAATGGCAAAGAATTCAAACCTGACCACAGGATTGGAGGGTACAAG GTCCGTTACGCCACCTGGAGCATCATCATGGACTCCGTGGTGCCTTCGGATAAGGGCAACTACACCTGCATCGTGGAGAACGAATATGGCAGCATTAACCACACCTACCAGCTCGACGTCGTGG AGCGGTCCCCTCACCGGCCCATCCTGCAGGCAGGGCTGCCTGCCAACAAGACCGTGGCCCTGGGCAGCAATGTGGAGTTCATGTGTAAGGTGTACAGTGACCCACAGCCCCATATCCAGTGGCTGAAGCACATCGAGGTGAATGGGAGTAAGATTGGTCCAGACAACCTGCCTTATGTCCAGATCTTGAAG ACTGCCGGAGTTAATACCACCGACAAAGAGATGGAAGTGCTTCACTTAAGGAATGTCTCCTTTGAGGACGCGGGGGAGTATACGTGCTTGGCGGGTAACTCTATCGGACTCTCCCATCACTCTGCATGGTTGACCGTTTTGGAAG CCCTGGAAGAGAGGCCAGCAGTGATGACCTCGCCCCTGTACCTGGAGATCGTCATCTACTGCACGGGGGCCTTCCTTATCTCCTGCATGGTGGGGTCTGTCGTCGTCTACAAGATGAAGAGCGGCACCAAGAAGAGCGACTTCCACAGCCAGATGGCCGTGCACAAGCTGGCCAAGAGCATCCCTCTGCGCAGACAG GTGTCGGCTGATTCTAGTGCGTCCATGAACTCTGGGGTTCTGCTGGTTCGGCCCTCACGTCTCTCCTCTAGTGGAACCCCCATGCTGGCCGGGGTCTCTGAATACGAGCTTCCCGAAGACCCTCGCTGGGAGCTGCCTCGAGACAG GCTGGTTTTAGGCAAACCCCTGGGAGAGGGCTGCTTTGGGCAGGTGGTGTTGGCAGAGGCCATTGGGCTGGACAAGGACAAACCTAACCGTGTGACCAAAGTGGCTGTGAAGATGTTGAAGT CGGATGCAACAGAGAAAGACCTGTCAGACCTGATCTCAGAAATGGAGATGATGAAGATGATTGGGAAGCACAAGAACATCATCAACCTGCTGGGGGCCTGCACGCAGGACG GTCCTTTGTACGTCATCGTGGAGTATGCCTCCAAAGGCAACCTGCGGGAGTACCTGCAGGCCCGGCGGCCTCCTGGGCTGGAGTACTGTTACAACCCCAGCCACAACCCAGAGGAGCAGCTCTCCTCCAAGGACCTGGTCTCCTGCGCCTATCAGGTGGCCCGAGGCATGGAGTATCTCGCCTCCAAGAAG TGCATACACCGAGACCTGGCCGCCAGGAACGTGCTGGTGACGGAGGACAACGTGATGAAGATCGCGGACTTCGGCCTCGCGCGGGACATTCACCACATCGACTACTATAAAAAGACAACCAAC GGCCGGCTGCCTGTGAAGTGGATGGCCCCCGAGGCCCTGTTCGACCGGATCTACACCCACCAGAGCGACGT CTGGTCTTTTGGGGTGCTCCTGTGGGAAATCTTCACTCTGGGAGGCTCCCCGTATCCTGGCGTGCCTGTGGAGGAGCTTTTCAAGCTGCTGAAGGAGGGTCATCGGATGGACAAGCCCAGTAACTGCACCAATGAGCT GTACATGATGATGCGGGATTGCTGGCATGCGGTACCCTCTCAGAGACCCACCTTCAAGCAGCTGGTGGAAGACCTGGACCGCATTGTGGCCTTGACCTCCAACCAG GAGTACCTGGACCTGTCCGTGCCCCTGGACCAGTACTCTCCGAGCTTCCCCGACACCCGGAGCTCTACCTGCTCCTCGGGGGAGGATTCCGTCTTCTCTCATGAGCCGTTGCCCGAGGAGCCCTGCCTGCCCCGACACCCAGCCCAGCTTGCCAATGGCGGACTCAAACGACGCTGA
- the FGFR1 gene encoding fibroblast growth factor receptor 1 isoform X1, with the protein MRSSARRLKDLWKRVSLKRRIKLKTESPWRRGTWSPTSNSRTGMWGWKGLLFWAVLVTATLCTARPAPTLPEQAQPWGAPVEVESFLVHPGDLLQLRCRLRDDVQSINWLRDGVQLVESNRTRITGEEVEVRDSVPADSGLYACVTSSPSGSDTTYFSVNVSDALPSSEDDDDDDDSSSEEKETDNTKPNRMPVAPYWTSPEKMEKKLHAVPAAKTVKFKCPSSGTPNPTLRWLKNGKEFKPDHRIGGYKVRYATWSIIMDSVVPSDKGNYTCIVENEYGSINHTYQLDVVERSPHRPILQAGLPANKTVALGSNVEFMCKVYSDPQPHIQWLKHIEVNGSKIGPDNLPYVQILKTAGVNTTDKEMEVLHLRNVSFEDAGEYTCLAGNSIGLSHHSAWLTVLEALEERPAVMTSPLYLEIVIYCTGAFLISCMVGSVVVYKMKSGTKKSDFHSQMAVHKLAKSIPLRRQVSADSSASMNSGVLLVRPSRLSSSGTPMLAGVSEYELPEDPRWELPRDRLVLGKPLGEGCFGQVVLAEAIGLDKDKPNRVTKVAVKMLKSDATEKDLSDLISEMEMMKMIGKHKNIINLLGACTQDGPLYVIVEYASKGNLREYLQARRPPGLEYCYNPSHNPEEQLSSKDLVSCAYQVARGMEYLASKKCIHRDLAARNVLVTEDNVMKIADFGLARDIHHIDYYKKTTNGRLPVKWMAPEALFDRIYTHQSDVWSFGVLLWEIFTLGGSPYPGVPVEELFKLLKEGHRMDKPSNCTNELYMMMRDCWHAVPSQRPTFKQLVEDLDRIVALTSNQEYLDLSVPLDQYSPSFPDTRSSTCSSGEDSVFSHEPLPEEPCLPRHPAQLANGGLKRR; encoded by the exons cccagccctggggagcCCCTGTGGAAGTGGAGTCCTTCCTGGTCCACCCTGGTGACCTGCTGCAGCTTCGCTGTCGGCTGCGGGACGATGTCCAGAGCATCAACTGGCTGCGGGACGGGGTGCAGCTGGTGGAAAGCAACCGTACCCGCATCAcgggggaggaggtggaggtgcGGGATTCCGTGCCTGCCGACTCCGGCCTCTACGCTTGTGTGACCAGCAGCCCCTCGGGCAGCGACACCACCTACTTCTCCGTCAATGTCTCAG ATGCTCTCCCCTCCTCGGAggacgacgatgatgatgatgactcctcttcagaggagaaagagacagataacACCAAACCAAACCGTATGC CCGTGGCTCCGTACTGGACATCCccagaaaagatggaaaagaaattgCACGCAGTGCCGGCTGCCAAGACTGTGAAGTTCAAATGCCCTTCCAGTGGGACTCCCAACCCCACGCTGCGCTGGTTGAAAAATGGCAAAGAATTCAAACCTGACCACAGGATTGGAGGGTACAAG GTCCGTTACGCCACCTGGAGCATCATCATGGACTCCGTGGTGCCTTCGGATAAGGGCAACTACACCTGCATCGTGGAGAACGAATATGGCAGCATTAACCACACCTACCAGCTCGACGTCGTGG AGCGGTCCCCTCACCGGCCCATCCTGCAGGCAGGGCTGCCTGCCAACAAGACCGTGGCCCTGGGCAGCAATGTGGAGTTCATGTGTAAGGTGTACAGTGACCCACAGCCCCATATCCAGTGGCTGAAGCACATCGAGGTGAATGGGAGTAAGATTGGTCCAGACAACCTGCCTTATGTCCAGATCTTGAAG ACTGCCGGAGTTAATACCACCGACAAAGAGATGGAAGTGCTTCACTTAAGGAATGTCTCCTTTGAGGACGCGGGGGAGTATACGTGCTTGGCGGGTAACTCTATCGGACTCTCCCATCACTCTGCATGGTTGACCGTTTTGGAAG CCCTGGAAGAGAGGCCAGCAGTGATGACCTCGCCCCTGTACCTGGAGATCGTCATCTACTGCACGGGGGCCTTCCTTATCTCCTGCATGGTGGGGTCTGTCGTCGTCTACAAGATGAAGAGCGGCACCAAGAAGAGCGACTTCCACAGCCAGATGGCCGTGCACAAGCTGGCCAAGAGCATCCCTCTGCGCAGACAG GTGTCGGCTGATTCTAGTGCGTCCATGAACTCTGGGGTTCTGCTGGTTCGGCCCTCACGTCTCTCCTCTAGTGGAACCCCCATGCTGGCCGGGGTCTCTGAATACGAGCTTCCCGAAGACCCTCGCTGGGAGCTGCCTCGAGACAG GCTGGTTTTAGGCAAACCCCTGGGAGAGGGCTGCTTTGGGCAGGTGGTGTTGGCAGAGGCCATTGGGCTGGACAAGGACAAACCTAACCGTGTGACCAAAGTGGCTGTGAAGATGTTGAAGT CGGATGCAACAGAGAAAGACCTGTCAGACCTGATCTCAGAAATGGAGATGATGAAGATGATTGGGAAGCACAAGAACATCATCAACCTGCTGGGGGCCTGCACGCAGGACG GTCCTTTGTACGTCATCGTGGAGTATGCCTCCAAAGGCAACCTGCGGGAGTACCTGCAGGCCCGGCGGCCTCCTGGGCTGGAGTACTGTTACAACCCCAGCCACAACCCAGAGGAGCAGCTCTCCTCCAAGGACCTGGTCTCCTGCGCCTATCAGGTGGCCCGAGGCATGGAGTATCTCGCCTCCAAGAAG TGCATACACCGAGACCTGGCCGCCAGGAACGTGCTGGTGACGGAGGACAACGTGATGAAGATCGCGGACTTCGGCCTCGCGCGGGACATTCACCACATCGACTACTATAAAAAGACAACCAAC GGCCGGCTGCCTGTGAAGTGGATGGCCCCCGAGGCCCTGTTCGACCGGATCTACACCCACCAGAGCGACGT CTGGTCTTTTGGGGTGCTCCTGTGGGAAATCTTCACTCTGGGAGGCTCCCCGTATCCTGGCGTGCCTGTGGAGGAGCTTTTCAAGCTGCTGAAGGAGGGTCATCGGATGGACAAGCCCAGTAACTGCACCAATGAGCT GTACATGATGATGCGGGATTGCTGGCATGCGGTACCCTCTCAGAGACCCACCTTCAAGCAGCTGGTGGAAGACCTGGACCGCATTGTGGCCTTGACCTCCAACCAG GAGTACCTGGACCTGTCCGTGCCCCTGGACCAGTACTCTCCGAGCTTCCCCGACACCCGGAGCTCTACCTGCTCCTCGGGGGAGGATTCCGTCTTCTCTCATGAGCCGTTGCCCGAGGAGCCCTGCCTGCCCCGACACCCAGCCCAGCTTGCCAATGGCGGACTCAAACGACGCTGA